One window from the genome of Desulfitibacter sp. BRH_c19 encodes:
- a CDS encoding amidohydrolase encodes MKIIDFRFRPNTPETVSGIASSKMFKGLCASINFAEKMKGQPLEEVVNDLETYGVDLAVITGRDCETTYHAKPNNDSVIEFVNKYPNKFIGFLGLDPHKGMKAIEQLKHAANVFGLKGAAIDPYLAQIYVHDAKYYPIYSKCCELDIPIVITTGPATLVPNAIIDHVAPRYIDFVAKDFPELRIVVSHGGYPWVNEMITIAQRNANVYVELSEYEHFPQSEAYIEAANTIISDKVLYASAHPFVNFKDALKMYENLPFTDEVRKKVMYKNAATVLKLEDRFSDDVEPTSKSLEKMIIESVLKELAKRGIKEYKEVRFDE; translated from the coding sequence GTGAAAATAATTGATTTTAGGTTTAGGCCTAATACTCCTGAAACAGTTTCGGGGATAGCAAGTAGTAAAATGTTTAAGGGACTGTGTGCTAGCATCAATTTTGCAGAAAAAATGAAGGGACAACCCTTAGAGGAAGTTGTTAATGATTTAGAAACGTATGGTGTAGATCTTGCAGTAATAACAGGTAGAGATTGTGAAACTACTTATCATGCAAAGCCAAACAACGATAGTGTAATTGAATTTGTAAATAAATACCCTAATAAGTTCATTGGATTTCTTGGTCTTGATCCTCATAAGGGCATGAAAGCAATTGAACAGCTTAAGCATGCAGCAAATGTTTTTGGTTTAAAAGGAGCTGCTATTGATCCATATCTAGCTCAGATTTATGTTCATGATGCTAAATATTACCCCATATATTCAAAATGTTGTGAATTAGATATACCTATAGTTATTACTACCGGACCTGCAACATTAGTACCCAATGCAATAATAGACCATGTAGCACCAAGATACATTGATTTTGTTGCAAAGGATTTTCCGGAATTGAGAATAGTTGTAAGTCATGGAGGTTATCCATGGGTTAATGAAATGATAACTATTGCTCAACGTAATGCCAATGTTTACGTTGAATTATCTGAGTATGAGCATTTTCCACAATCCGAAGCTTATATAGAAGCTGCTAACACAATTATCAGCGATAAGGTGTTGTATGCAAGTGCCCATCCATTTGTTAATTTTAAGGATGCACTAAAGATGTATGAAAATCTTCCATTTACTGATGAGGTACGCAAAAAGGTTATGTATAAAAATGCTGCAACAGTACTAAAGCTAGAGGACAGATTTAGTGATGATGTAGAACCTACTTCTAAGAGTTTGGAAAAGATGATTATTGAAAGTGTTCTTAAAGAACTAGCTAAAAGAGGTATAAAGGAGTATAAGGAGGTTAGGTTTG
- a CDS encoding glycyl radical enzyme: MECCTLSPHEQKIQEELHGKQNYHGRERVYEILNSFKNKKPIIDIERSKYFTESFKQTEGQPLILRWAKALKHIAENITVYIDDHQLLVGRSGNQGRYGILYPELDGDFLDLAIEQLPERIQSPFNISAEDAKVVIEEISPYWKGKTFHEALAKALPEETLKLTYDPKDVLKSRFIVNETASFRSSLQWVADFEKVLKKGFKGLKEDALKQMEVLDGLSPVDNVEKGPYLESIVILCDAIVVWAKRHSQLAAEMATIEVDAKRKQELEEIAQICAWVPENPARNFREAIQAQWFTQMFSRIEQKTGTIISNGRMDQYFYPYYQKDIEEGRITDKEIVELLECMWVAMAQFIDLYISPAGGAINEGYAHWEAVTIGGQTPDGRDATNELTYLFLESKKEFPLNYPDLAARIHARSPERYIYEVAETIKEGSGFPKLINDEETIPLLLAKGATFEEAYDHAISGCSEVRMPNRDTYTSGCAYINFASAVEMTLYNGKTKATGDEVIGLETGDPQCFKTWEEFWNAYVAQQTNFIKHAFIQQHIIINLRSRHFAAPLLSSLHDLCMKNCKDLHYPKIEGGIDLGYFELIGYGTVIDSLAAIKKLVFEEKRLTMGELIDTLENNFEGKEAIRQMLINAPKYGNNDVYADTIGKAIDREAVKFTSKYSKELGVHLDLRLVPFTSHVPFGKAVSATPNGRKAFTPLADGSSASHGADAKGPTAILLSNFNTKNYDYRERAARLLNIKLSPATVAGDLGTKKLVSFIKTWADLKLWHLQFNIINRETLLSAQKDPDKYRGLLVRVAGYSAYFVDLSPDLQSDIIARTEHSSL, encoded by the coding sequence ATGGAATGTTGTACATTATCTCCACATGAGCAAAAGATACAAGAAGAGCTCCATGGAAAGCAGAACTATCACGGTAGAGAAAGGGTTTACGAAATATTAAACTCTTTTAAAAACAAGAAACCAATAATTGATATTGAAAGATCAAAGTATTTTACTGAATCCTTCAAACAAACAGAAGGTCAACCACTTATTCTGAGATGGGCAAAAGCTTTAAAGCATATTGCAGAAAATATTACTGTTTATATCGATGACCATCAATTACTTGTTGGTAGATCTGGAAACCAAGGAAGATATGGAATTTTATATCCCGAATTAGATGGGGATTTTCTTGATTTAGCTATTGAACAATTGCCAGAAAGAATTCAATCACCCTTTAATATCTCAGCAGAAGATGCAAAAGTAGTTATTGAGGAAATCTCACCCTACTGGAAGGGGAAAACCTTCCATGAAGCCTTGGCAAAAGCTTTACCAGAAGAGACTTTAAAGCTTACATATGATCCAAAAGATGTATTAAAGTCAAGGTTTATAGTAAATGAAACTGCATCCTTTAGATCCTCGCTTCAGTGGGTAGCTGATTTTGAGAAGGTACTCAAAAAAGGCTTCAAAGGACTTAAGGAAGATGCATTAAAACAAATGGAAGTACTTGATGGCCTTAGTCCTGTTGATAATGTAGAAAAAGGTCCTTATTTAGAATCAATAGTTATTTTATGCGATGCTATTGTAGTTTGGGCAAAAAGACACTCTCAATTAGCGGCTGAAATGGCTACTATAGAAGTTGATGCCAAGAGAAAGCAAGAGCTTGAAGAAATTGCTCAAATATGTGCATGGGTTCCTGAAAACCCTGCAAGAAACTTCCGTGAAGCTATTCAAGCACAATGGTTTACCCAGATGTTTTCACGTATTGAGCAAAAAACCGGTACTATTATTTCTAATGGTAGAATGGATCAGTACTTCTATCCCTATTACCAAAAGGATATTGAAGAAGGTCGGATTACCGATAAAGAAATTGTAGAATTATTGGAATGTATGTGGGTGGCAATGGCCCAATTTATTGACCTATATATCTCACCAGCTGGTGGAGCAATAAATGAAGGTTATGCACATTGGGAAGCGGTAACAATTGGTGGCCAAACGCCAGATGGAAGAGATGCTACTAATGAGCTAACATATTTATTCTTAGAGTCCAAGAAAGAATTTCCATTAAATTATCCTGATTTAGCAGCAAGAATTCATGCCCGTTCACCAGAAAGATATATTTACGAAGTAGCAGAAACTATTAAAGAAGGCTCAGGATTTCCAAAGCTAATTAATGATGAAGAAACAATACCTCTATTACTAGCAAAAGGTGCAACCTTTGAAGAAGCTTATGATCATGCAATATCAGGATGTTCTGAAGTTAGAATGCCAAACAGGGATACTTATACAAGTGGTTGTGCTTACATCAACTTTGCTTCAGCTGTTGAAATGACATTATATAACGGTAAGACTAAGGCTACTGGTGATGAGGTAATTGGCCTTGAAACTGGAGATCCACAATGCTTTAAGACCTGGGAAGAATTTTGGAACGCTTATGTTGCACAGCAAACTAACTTTATCAAGCATGCTTTTATTCAGCAACACATCATTATTAATCTAAGATCTAGACATTTTGCAGCACCCCTTTTATCATCACTACATGACCTGTGTATGAAGAATTGTAAGGACCTCCACTATCCTAAGATTGAAGGTGGAATTGATTTAGGATACTTTGAATTAATAGGTTATGGTACCGTAATAGACTCTTTAGCAGCAATTAAAAAGCTTGTTTTCGAAGAGAAAAGATTAACCATGGGAGAACTTATTGACACCCTTGAAAATAACTTTGAAGGTAAAGAAGCGATTAGACAGATGCTGATAAATGCACCTAAGTATGGAAATAACGATGTGTATGCAGATACAATCGGCAAGGCCATTGATAGAGAAGCCGTCAAATTCACCAGTAAATATTCTAAGGAACTGGGAGTACACCTAGATTTAAGGCTAGTTCCATTTACATCACATGTTCCGTTTGGTAAAGCAGTAAGTGCTACTCCAAATGGTAGAAAAGCATTCACACCACTTGCTGACGGTTCATCCGCATCCCATGGTGCTGATGCTAAGGGGCCAACAGCTATATTATTGTCAAACTTCAATACCAAAAACTATGATTATAGAGAAAGAGCAGCAAGACTACTTAATATTAAATTAAGCCCTGCGACTGTTGCTGGTGACTTGGGAACTAAAAAGCTTGTGTCTTTTATCAAGACCTGGGCAGATCTAAAACTGTGGCATCTGCAGTTTAATATAATAAATAGGGAAACATTACTTTCAGCACAAAAGGACCCTGACAAATATCGTGGTTTATTAGTAAGGGTTGCAGGATATAGTGCGTACTTTGTTGATTTATCTCCAGATCTCCAAAGTGACATTATAGCTAGAACTGAACATAGTTCACTATGA
- a CDS encoding pyruvate formate lyase-activating protein, with amino-acid sequence MNPVTNFDTKKYGYVFNIQHYSVHDGPGIRTIVFLKGCPLRCQWCSNPESHQLTPTLAYNNNKCIGIDECGYCLKVCPVSAIERNEEDNKIKISWQVCDNCLKCSEVCPSNALTPYGKLMSVKEVIDAVEADSVFYSRSEGGITLSGGEPFFQMNFALELLKEAKKRRINTAIETTGYTNWTNLETLCQYLDTILYDIKCIDSGKHKKFTGVSNEKVLDNFKKMCEAFPNIVKIVRTAIVPGFNDTNEDIIEIINFIDGLANVQYELLPYHRLGQPKYEYMGRKYVMGNVKLDDNKMQTLITLVKNQFFFTDKLS; translated from the coding sequence ATGAATCCTGTAACGAATTTTGATACAAAAAAGTATGGTTATGTCTTTAATATTCAGCATTATTCGGTTCATGATGGACCAGGTATTAGAACAATTGTCTTTTTAAAGGGTTGTCCATTACGCTGCCAATGGTGCAGTAATCCCGAATCTCACCAATTGACTCCTACCCTAGCATACAACAATAATAAATGTATAGGTATAGATGAATGTGGCTATTGCCTTAAAGTGTGTCCTGTGAGTGCCATAGAAAGAAATGAGGAGGATAACAAAATCAAGATTAGCTGGCAGGTCTGTGATAATTGTTTAAAATGTTCAGAGGTCTGTCCCTCTAATGCGTTAACTCCATATGGAAAACTAATGAGTGTAAAAGAAGTAATTGACGCTGTAGAAGCTGATAGTGTATTCTATTCGAGATCTGAGGGTGGAATTACTCTTAGTGGCGGGGAGCCATTTTTTCAAATGAATTTTGCTCTAGAGCTTTTAAAAGAAGCAAAAAAAAGAAGAATTAATACCGCAATCGAAACCACAGGTTACACAAATTGGACAAATCTTGAAACTTTATGCCAATACCTGGATACTATTTTGTATGACATAAAGTGTATTGATTCAGGTAAACACAAAAAATTTACTGGAGTATCTAATGAAAAAGTATTAGACAACTTTAAGAAAATGTGTGAAGCCTTTCCAAACATTGTAAAGATTGTAAGAACAGCAATAGTTCCAGGCTTTAATGATACTAACGAGGACATAATAGAAATTATTAACTTCATAGATGGATTAGCAAATGTACAATATGAGTTGCTACCCTATCACCGATTAGGCCAACCAAAATATGAATATATGGGTAGAAAATATGTGATGGGAAATGTAAAATTGGATGATAATAAAATGCAAACATTAATAACCCTTGTGAAAAACCAATTTTTCTTTACAGATAAGCTAAGTTAA
- the garR gene encoding 2-hydroxy-3-oxopropionate reductase (catalyzes the reduction of tartronate semialdehyde to glycerate), whose amino-acid sequence MKKVGFIGLGIMGKPMSLNLLKAGYELVVYDIFPKPIEELVKAGAEAGSSPKEVASRTDVIITMLPNSPEVKEVILGESGVIEGAKNGSIVIDMSSIAPLVSREIEQALAKKQVRMLDAPVSGGEPKAIDGTLSIMVGGLQSDFDECLPILKEVGASAVLCGDIGAGNVTKLANQIIVAGNIAAMSEALVLATKSGVDPDKVYQAIRGGLAGSTVLDAKAPLVMDRKFDPGFKIKLHIKDLGNVLDTGHEIGVPLPLTASIMEMLQALKTDGLGEADHGALIRYFERLSNIEVKR is encoded by the coding sequence ATGAAAAAAGTTGGTTTTATAGGGTTGGGCATTATGGGCAAGCCAATGAGTTTAAACCTATTAAAGGCAGGATATGAGCTTGTTGTCTACGATATTTTTCCTAAACCAATAGAGGAACTTGTTAAAGCAGGAGCAGAGGCTGGCTCTTCGCCTAAAGAAGTTGCATCACGGACAGATGTTATTATAACAATGCTACCGAATTCTCCCGAAGTTAAAGAAGTTATTCTTGGGGAAAGTGGAGTTATTGAAGGGGCAAAAAATGGCTCTATTGTTATAGATATGAGTTCAATTGCACCATTAGTAAGTAGAGAGATAGAGCAAGCGTTGGCAAAGAAACAAGTACGAATGTTAGATGCTCCAGTAAGCGGAGGAGAGCCAAAAGCTATTGATGGTACGCTATCAATTATGGTTGGTGGATTACAATCTGATTTTGATGAGTGTTTGCCAATTTTAAAGGAAGTAGGTGCATCTGCAGTATTATGTGGTGATATAGGAGCAGGTAATGTGACAAAGCTTGCTAACCAGATTATAGTTGCAGGAAATATAGCTGCTATGAGTGAAGCGCTTGTGCTTGCAACTAAGTCAGGAGTAGACCCAGACAAGGTGTATCAAGCCATTAGGGGAGGTTTGGCAGGCAGTACAGTCTTAGATGCTAAGGCTCCGCTAGTAATGGATCGGAAGTTTGATCCTGGTTTTAAGATTAAGCTACATATAAAGGATCTTGGTAATGTTCTTGATACGGGACATGAGATTGGTGTTCCGTTGCCTTTGACGGCCTCCATAATGGAGATGCTGCAGGCATTGAAAACAGATGGGTTAGGAGAAGCTGACCATGGGGCATTAATCAGGTATTTTGAAAGGCTTTCAAATATAGAAGTTAAACGATAA
- a CDS encoding hydroxypyruvate isomerase — protein MLRFTANLTFLFTELPFMERFGAARKAGFNYVEFMFPYDFNLDEIEKQLKQHSLKLVLFNLSAGNWEEGDRGIAFNPERKSEFRGGVEKGIAAAQKFGVNRVNCLVGKVDEQSSNSSIWENLVENICYAADEFAKYDINLMVEPINHYDIPGFYLNTTDAVLKLISEVNRPNVYLQYDIYHAERETENHKSILNNYFDKIGHIQIADNPGRHQPGTGDIDFTFLFDEIERLGYNGYIGLEYKPEPNTFESLGWVKEYGYKL, from the coding sequence ATGCTTAGATTTACTGCAAACTTAACTTTTTTGTTTACAGAATTACCTTTTATGGAGCGTTTTGGGGCAGCTCGAAAGGCAGGATTTAATTATGTAGAATTTATGTTTCCATATGATTTTAATCTAGATGAAATTGAGAAACAGCTTAAACAACATAGCCTAAAGCTAGTACTGTTTAATTTGTCTGCGGGAAACTGGGAGGAAGGTGATCGAGGAATAGCATTTAACCCAGAACGAAAAAGTGAATTTAGGGGCGGAGTTGAGAAGGGTATTGCGGCTGCTCAAAAGTTTGGTGTCAATAGAGTAAATTGTTTAGTAGGAAAGGTAGATGAGCAAAGCTCCAATAGTAGTATCTGGGAAAACTTGGTTGAAAATATTTGCTATGCAGCTGATGAGTTTGCTAAATATGATATAAATTTAATGGTTGAACCTATCAATCACTATGATATTCCTGGGTTTTATCTCAATACGACTGATGCAGTATTGAAACTAATTTCAGAGGTTAACCGCCCTAATGTTTATCTTCAATATGATATTTATCACGCTGAACGTGAAACTGAAAATCACAAGAGTATTCTAAATAATTACTTTGATAAAATAGGTCATATACAAATTGCAGATAACCCAGGTAGACATCAACCAGGCACAGGTGATATTGATTTTACGTTCTTATTCGATGAAATAGAAAGGCTAGGATACAATGGATATATAGGTCTGGAGTATAAACCAGAGCCCAATACATTTGAATCATTAGGATGGGTTAAGGAGTACGGGTACAAGCTTTAA
- a CDS encoding tungstate transporter permease: MELILDGIKEAVWLFLNLDVEVLGITFRTLQVSTIATLLALLFGLPIGLLLALSNFPGRRLLISLVNTGMALPPVAVGLWVAIFIWRIGPLGHLKLIYTPQALIIAQFVIAFPMVTGFTIAGVQQLNPKLHLQIWALGASKLQYLWAILRETRLPLLAAVIAGFGAAISEVGASMMVGGNIQGSTRVLTTATMLEVAKGNFGKAIALTIILMTLAFLVTLALTLIQQQERR; this comes from the coding sequence TTGGAATTAATTTTAGATGGCATAAAAGAAGCAGTTTGGTTGTTCTTGAACCTTGATGTAGAAGTTTTGGGAATAACATTTAGAACGCTCCAGGTTTCAACTATTGCAACACTACTTGCTCTACTGTTTGGTTTACCCATAGGGCTTCTTTTAGCATTATCTAATTTTCCCGGCAGAAGACTTTTAATAAGTTTAGTTAATACAGGAATGGCTCTTCCACCTGTGGCAGTTGGTCTTTGGGTTGCCATATTTATATGGCGTATTGGTCCCCTTGGACATTTGAAACTAATCTACACACCTCAAGCTCTGATAATTGCCCAGTTTGTAATTGCCTTTCCTATGGTTACAGGTTTTACAATTGCTGGAGTTCAGCAGTTAAACCCAAAGTTACATTTACAGATTTGGGCCTTGGGTGCATCAAAGCTTCAGTATCTGTGGGCGATTTTGCGGGAGACACGCCTTCCACTATTAGCAGCAGTTATTGCTGGTTTTGGGGCAGCTATTTCAGAGGTAGGGGCATCCATGATGGTAGGTGGAAATATTCAGGGTTCAACACGAGTTCTCACTACCGCAACCATGCTGGAAGTTGCTAAAGGTAATTTTGGGAAGGCAATAGCATTGACTATTATCCTAATGACGTTAGCATTTTTGGTGACACTAGCCTTAACACTAATACAGCAGCAGGAGAGAAGATAA
- a CDS encoding tungsten ABC transporter substrate-binding protein — translation MKKFVICLLIVLLMVSIIGCNQQAEEIIVATTTSTQDSGLLDVLVPIFEKKYGYIVKTIAVGTGQALEMGKMGEADVLLTHAPASELELLEAGDILNYKMVMHNDFVIVGPQDDPAGVNELTTAAEAFRNIAEEQLLFVSRGDDSGTHKKELAIWQKSDVEPGGDWYIETGSGMGQALNVASEKDGYCLTDRGTYLALKHNMHIEILFEGEPDLLNIYHVAQVNPDKSDLINPEGAAAFVEFMIAEDTQAIIGEFGVDKFGSPLFFPDAHKDPSEYGLNY, via the coding sequence ATGAAAAAATTTGTGATATGTTTATTGATAGTTTTATTAATGGTGTCTATAATAGGCTGTAATCAACAAGCTGAAGAAATAATAGTAGCTACTACAACCAGCACACAGGATAGCGGTCTCTTGGATGTATTAGTTCCTATTTTTGAAAAGAAGTATGGTTATATTGTTAAAACAATTGCAGTAGGAACAGGACAAGCACTAGAAATGGGTAAGATGGGAGAGGCTGACGTTCTACTAACACATGCACCAGCCTCTGAACTGGAGCTGTTAGAAGCAGGAGATATACTTAATTATAAAATGGTTATGCATAATGATTTTGTTATAGTCGGTCCTCAAGATGATCCCGCTGGTGTAAATGAACTCACCACGGCTGCTGAAGCATTCAGAAATATAGCAGAAGAACAGCTTTTGTTCGTTTCAAGAGGTGACGATTCAGGAACTCATAAAAAGGAACTAGCTATCTGGCAAAAAAGTGACGTGGAGCCAGGTGGAGATTGGTATATAGAAACAGGTAGTGGAATGGGGCAAGCCCTTAATGTAGCTTCAGAGAAAGACGGTTATTGTCTAACTGACAGGGGTACTTATCTAGCATTAAAGCATAATATGCATATAGAAATTTTATTTGAGGGAGAACCAGATTTATTAAATATTTATCATGTGGCCCAGGTTAATCCTGATAAATCAGACTTAATTAATCCTGAAGGAGCAGCAGCCTTTGTGGAATTTATGATAGCAGAGGATACACAAGCAATCATTGGTGAATTTGGAGTGGACAAGTTTGGTTCGCCTTTATTTTTCCCAGATGCACATAAAGATCCAAGTGAGTATGGTTTGAATTATTAA
- a CDS encoding multidrug MFS transporter — translation MGTDMVNGKPGLLCERLSARQRRLILLAIGIGTFMGPLDGSVVNIALPSISGHYDVSLAIVEWVVMSYLLVISSLLLTYGRMGDLYGYKKIYILGFIIFAIGSLLCGLSPTIFLLIVFRAVQAIGAGMMMSMGPAIITHITHPKERGKSLGMIAISVSIALTTGPILGGFLTSHFGWQSVFFINIPIAIIAIIMAVKLIPTIESQERQPFDIIGSFILFFALISILFPLSYAEKIGWGNPLISTLIITGILLLIAFLILEKRIAYPMLDLSLFKNKLYSMGNLSAMINYMAMYSVILIMPFYLQQLLEMSPSQAGLMLIPMPLVTMVVAPISGTISDKVDTRYVSSTGMAVTAFGLWLLSTLDVNSSLLFIGTAFAVIGLGTGMFQTPNNSAVLGSVPPNRRGIASSMLAIMRNIGMVLGVAIAGAIFSSRLNLLMEEQGMVQAYAGAMNATFLVAAGLALIAVLTSLVRGSLKSR, via the coding sequence ATGGGCACAGATATGGTAAATGGAAAGCCTGGCCTTCTATGTGAAAGGCTATCTGCTAGACAAAGAAGGCTTATATTACTGGCTATTGGGATAGGTACTTTTATGGGGCCCTTGGATGGTAGTGTTGTAAATATTGCATTGCCAAGTATAAGTGGGCATTATGATGTATCTCTGGCAATCGTAGAATGGGTTGTAATGTCCTATTTATTAGTGATCAGCAGTCTTTTATTGACATATGGACGAATGGGAGATTTGTATGGTTATAAAAAAATATATATTTTAGGGTTTATAATTTTTGCGATTGGCTCCCTGCTTTGTGGACTATCACCTACTATTTTCTTGCTTATTGTTTTTAGGGCGGTACAAGCAATAGGTGCTGGCATGATGATGTCCATGGGTCCAGCAATTATCACACATATTACTCATCCTAAAGAGCGAGGCAAATCATTAGGTATGATTGCTATATCAGTATCCATAGCCCTAACTACCGGTCCAATACTTGGCGGTTTTTTAACGAGTCACTTTGGCTGGCAAAGTGTATTTTTTATTAATATTCCCATTGCTATTATAGCGATAATAATGGCAGTTAAACTAATACCTACTATAGAGTCCCAAGAAAGGCAACCTTTTGATATAATTGGGTCATTTATATTATTCTTTGCTCTTATTAGCATTTTGTTCCCGTTAAGTTATGCGGAAAAAATCGGCTGGGGAAACCCTCTAATATCTACTTTAATAATTACTGGAATATTGTTGCTGATAGCATTTTTAATTTTGGAAAAGCGTATAGCTTACCCAATGCTTGACTTGTCTTTATTTAAAAACAAATTGTATTCTATGGGTAACTTGTCAGCTATGATTAACTATATGGCCATGTATTCGGTAATTTTGATTATGCCCTTTTATTTGCAGCAATTATTGGAGATGTCTCCATCTCAAGCAGGACTAATGTTAATTCCAATGCCTTTGGTTACCATGGTTGTGGCACCTATTAGCGGTACAATTTCTGATAAGGTTGATACTAGATATGTTAGCTCTACAGGTATGGCAGTAACAGCCTTTGGGTTATGGCTTTTAAGTACCCTAGATGTAAACTCCAGTCTTTTATTTATAGGAACTGCATTTGCCGTCATAGGGTTAGGTACTGGAATGTTTCAGACTCCAAATAATAGTGCGGTCTTGGGGTCCGTTCCACCTAATAGGAGAGGAATTGCATCAAGCATGCTGGCGATAATGCGTAATATAGGAATGGTTTTAGGAGTAGCAATTGCTGGTGCAATATTTAGCAGTCGACTCAATCTTTTGATGGAGGAGCAAGGAATGGTACAAGCGTACGCAGGTGCAATGAATGCAACATTTCTTGTAGCAGCGGGGTTGGCTTTAATTGCGGTTTTAACCTCCCTGGTCCGTGGCTCATTGAAATCGAGATAA
- a CDS encoding bifunctional 5,10-methylene-tetrahydrofolate dehydrogenase/5,10-methylene-tetrahydrofolate cyclohydrolase, translating into MAELLLGKPVADAMKADLTKKVEELKSKGITPKLGIIRVGARPDDLFYEGGAKRNCEAVGMAYEVFEYPEDIGQDSFEKAVAQVGDNKEVHGILMFAPLPKHLNEKKIRTFIPVEKDVDCMTLGSAAKVFADDLTGFPPCTPTACMDMLEFFDIPLKGKKAVVLGRSLVVGKPLAMLLLRQHATVTICHSRTENLPEVCAGADILIAAVGRAKMVKADYVKAGQIVIDVGINEDPDNPGKYCGDVDFDSVEPIVDKITPVPRGVGSVTTAVLCKQTIMACEMLNGLA; encoded by the coding sequence ATGGCAGAATTATTATTGGGAAAACCAGTTGCAGATGCTATGAAAGCTGATCTAACTAAAAAGGTTGAAGAGCTAAAAAGCAAAGGCATTACTCCTAAATTGGGAATTATTAGAGTAGGGGCTCGTCCAGATGATCTGTTTTATGAAGGCGGCGCAAAGAGAAATTGTGAAGCCGTTGGAATGGCATATGAAGTATTTGAATACCCAGAGGATATTGGACAAGATTCATTTGAAAAGGCTGTTGCCCAGGTGGGTGATAATAAAGAAGTGCACGGAATCCTTATGTTTGCGCCTCTACCAAAGCACTTGAATGAAAAGAAAATCAGAACATTTATTCCTGTTGAGAAAGATGTAGATTGCATGACTCTAGGAAGTGCAGCAAAAGTGTTTGCAGACGATCTTACAGGGTTTCCACCTTGTACCCCTACTGCTTGTATGGATATGTTAGAGTTCTTCGACATTCCATTAAAAGGTAAGAAAGCAGTAGTGCTTGGTCGCTCTTTGGTGGTAGGTAAGCCTTTGGCAATGCTATTACTTCGTCAGCATGCTACTGTTACAATATGTCACTCTAGAACAGAAAATCTACCCGAGGTATGTGCTGGTGCAGATATATTAATAGCTGCTGTTGGAAGAGCAAAAATGGTTAAGGCAGATTATGTAAAAGCTGGACAAATTGTTATTGATGTTGGTATTAATGAAGATCCAGATAATCCAGGTAAATATTGCGGAGACGTTGATTTTGATTCAGTTGAACCAATAGTAGATAAAATAACTCCGGTGCCCCGTGGAGTTGGTTCTGTAACTACAGCAGTTTTGTGCAAACAAACTATTATGGCTTGTGAAATGCTAAACGGGCTTGCGTAG
- a CDS encoding sugar ABC transporter substrate-binding protein, translating into MSMLEKSCNEFLEELASKAAVPGGGGAAACGGAIGMALSNMVGNLTVGKKKYADVQEEVINLIEKGGKVIEELKALVDKDAEVFEPLSKAYGLPKDTPEQVKIKEETLEECSKVACSVPMEIMRKSYEGIKIHERMGQIGTMIAISDVGCGVAFLKAALISGSLNVIININSIRDQEYVKATAEEMNQLLADGSRIADETLELVINKIKK; encoded by the coding sequence ATGTCTATGCTAGAAAAAAGTTGTAATGAGTTTTTGGAAGAATTAGCTTCTAAAGCTGCCGTACCAGGCGGTGGCGGTGCAGCAGCCTGTGGTGGGGCCATTGGGATGGCATTATCTAATATGGTTGGGAATCTAACAGTTGGCAAAAAGAAATATGCAGATGTACAAGAAGAAGTAATTAATCTAATAGAAAAAGGTGGCAAAGTAATTGAGGAGTTAAAGGCTCTAGTAGATAAGGATGCAGAGGTTTTCGAGCCATTGTCAAAGGCATATGGTTTACCCAAGGACACACCTGAACAAGTTAAAATTAAGGAAGAAACTTTAGAGGAATGCTCAAAAGTTGCTTGCTCTGTACCAATGGAAATCATGCGTAAGTCTTACGAGGGTATTAAGATTCATGAAAGAATGGGACAAATAGGGACTATGATTGCAATTTCTGATGTTGGTTGTGGTGTTGCATTTCTTAAAGCAGCCTTAATCAGCGGCTCGCTAAATGTAATTATTAATATCAACTCCATAAGGGATCAGGAATATGTTAAGGCAACAGCAGAAGAAATGAACCAACTGTTAGCAGATGGAAGTAGAATAGCAGATGAAACACTAGAACTAGTAATTAATAAAATAAAGAAGTAA